A single genomic interval of Methylobacterium bullatum harbors:
- the minD_2 gene encoding Septum site-determining protein MinD, producing the protein MPDFNESPERVIAPVPRITIQAFCETGETAASIEAAGSDRRLQKAQIKIQMGGGPAAVEAFRHAPTPNVVVIETQGTKSRPLEILDSLAEVCDEGTKVVVIGHVNDVQLYRQFIQRGVSEYLMAPVEPIVLIQALSDLFTAPGAKPVGRTIAVVGAKGGVGSSTIAHNLAWTVAREHGMATVIADLDIAFGTASLNFNQDPPQGIAEAVFAPERLDSNLLERLLSKCSDNLSLLSAPATLERTTDLTEPSFDNLIDLLRAAVPCVVLDVPHTWSAWTRRLLISSDEIIVVAQPELASLRNLKNLLTLMQQNRPNDARPRIVLNSVGVPKRPEISAGEFAKALDATLTATIPYDPALFGTAANNGQMIAEVQAGAKASDVFSELAARMIGRSETRRVRGNLFEPLLSRLSRRKAS; encoded by the coding sequence ATGCCTGATTTCAACGAGTCACCCGAGCGCGTCATCGCTCCGGTGCCGCGGATCACGATCCAGGCATTCTGCGAGACGGGCGAGACCGCCGCGTCGATCGAGGCGGCGGGGAGCGACAGGCGGCTGCAGAAGGCCCAGATCAAGATCCAGATGGGCGGCGGCCCCGCCGCCGTCGAGGCGTTCCGCCACGCGCCCACGCCCAACGTGGTCGTCATCGAGACGCAGGGAACGAAGTCGCGTCCCCTGGAGATCCTCGATTCCCTGGCGGAGGTCTGTGACGAAGGGACGAAGGTCGTCGTCATCGGCCACGTCAACGACGTGCAGCTCTACCGCCAGTTCATCCAGCGCGGCGTGAGCGAGTATCTCATGGCGCCGGTGGAGCCGATCGTCCTGATCCAGGCCCTGTCCGACCTGTTCACGGCGCCCGGTGCCAAGCCGGTCGGCCGCACCATCGCGGTCGTCGGCGCCAAGGGAGGCGTCGGCTCCTCCACCATCGCCCATAACCTGGCATGGACCGTGGCGCGCGAGCACGGAATGGCGACGGTCATCGCCGATCTCGACATCGCCTTCGGTACGGCGAGCCTCAACTTCAACCAGGACCCGCCGCAGGGGATCGCGGAGGCGGTCTTCGCGCCCGAGCGCCTCGATTCCAACCTCCTCGAACGCCTGCTCTCGAAATGCAGCGACAACCTCTCGCTGCTCTCCGCGCCGGCCACCCTCGAACGGACCACGGACCTCACCGAGCCGTCCTTCGACAACCTGATCGACCTCCTGCGCGCGGCCGTGCCCTGCGTGGTCCTCGACGTGCCCCATACCTGGTCGGCCTGGACCCGGCGCCTGCTGATCTCGTCCGACGAGATCATCGTCGTCGCCCAGCCGGAACTCGCCTCCCTGCGCAACCTCAAGAACCTTTTGACCCTGATGCAGCAGAACCGGCCCAACGATGCCCGGCCGCGCATCGTCCTCAACAGCGTCGGCGTGCCGAAGCGCCCCGAGATCTCGGCCGGTGAGTTCGCCAAGGCCCTGGACGCCACGCTGACGGCGACGATCCCCTACGATCCGGCTCTGTTCGGCACGGCTGCCAACAACGGCCAGATGATCGCCGAGGTCCAGGCGGGCGCCAAGGCCTCGGACGTGTTCTCCGAGCTCGCAGCACGCATGATCGGGCGTTCCGAGACGCGTCGCGTCCGCGGGAACCTGTTCGAGCCTCTCCTGTCGCGGCTGTCCCGACGCAAGGCGTCCTGA
- the apxIA gene encoding RTX-I toxin determinant A from serotypes 1/9, with product MPSVRYTYGSSFDINFNSAIAISGEIYDSDEAKYKFRAQIDPDEGGSVVSQLYNGTSNLSEDYILSSHVVSFKMDFSSNTEGVSLYGYDYDDIMNGGRGNDAFSGGAGNDTLRGMGGIDQFWADDGNDRIVVREAGASVSGGEGHDRLFLQGADSYSFSDDTLSGIEAIHVGAGANLDLSAVSAGVAIVMASKIGSPSNIVGTQGDDVITAGGGFVSIKAGDGDDVIKGGSGTANLLGEDGDDVIALGKGGKYASGGDGDDVIVGSDHVPSVLNGDAGNDRIKAGDAGATIAGGTGADKLFAGSGDDTFIFQAGFGRDGVYGFDVDADRIFVSIAGVEEGDLVFRPLNGGQNTLVTFEGLGGGNKIILHDVTVAELEHGPSDLFLFGA from the coding sequence ATGCCTTCGGTCAGATATACTTATGGCTCCTCATTCGACATAAACTTCAACTCCGCCATAGCGATCTCGGGCGAAATTTATGACTCGGACGAGGCGAAATATAAGTTTCGCGCTCAGATCGACCCCGATGAGGGCGGGAGCGTCGTTTCGCAATTATACAACGGCACCAGCAATCTGTCAGAGGATTATATACTTTCCAGTCATGTCGTGAGCTTCAAGATGGACTTCTCTTCCAACACCGAAGGGGTGTCCTTATATGGCTATGACTACGATGACATCATGAATGGAGGGCGCGGGAACGACGCCTTTTCCGGTGGCGCGGGCAATGACACGCTGCGTGGCATGGGCGGAATCGACCAGTTCTGGGCAGACGACGGCAACGACCGCATCGTGGTGAGGGAAGCCGGCGCGAGTGTCAGTGGCGGCGAAGGCCATGACAGGCTGTTCCTGCAGGGCGCAGATTCCTACAGTTTCAGCGACGATACGCTGTCGGGCATCGAGGCGATCCATGTGGGTGCGGGCGCGAACCTGGATCTGTCCGCTGTCTCGGCGGGCGTGGCGATCGTCATGGCAAGCAAGATCGGCAGTCCCAGCAACATCGTAGGTACCCAGGGCGACGATGTCATCACCGCCGGTGGGGGATTCGTGTCGATCAAGGCCGGCGACGGCGACGACGTGATTAAGGGCGGCAGCGGAACGGCCAACCTCCTCGGAGAAGACGGCGACGATGTCATCGCCCTGGGAAAGGGGGGCAAATACGCCTCTGGCGGAGACGGCGACGACGTCATCGTCGGAAGCGACCACGTGCCCAGCGTTCTCAACGGCGATGCGGGCAATGACCGCATCAAGGCTGGCGATGCCGGAGCGACGATCGCAGGCGGCACGGGCGCCGACAAACTGTTCGCCGGTTCAGGAGACGACACCTTCATCTTCCAGGCCGGGTTCGGTCGCGACGGCGTCTATGGCTTCGACGTCGATGCCGACCGGATTTTCGTCAGCATCGCCGGTGTCGAGGAAGGCGATCTCGTCTTCCGGCCCTTGAATGGCGGGCAGAACACATTGGTGACGTTCGAGGGCCTCGGCGGCGGCAACAAGATCATCCTGCACGACGTGACGGTGGCCGAGCTTGAACACGGTCCGAGCGACCTGTTCCTGTTCGGTGCCTGA
- the bepA_3 gene encoding Beta-barrel assembly-enhancing protease encodes MSLPQRLAGVTLLGLLASACQSGSPETTGSIGGLSLKTLGRAPSREVVTLRDVDALGQKYNADQNDVGLALRYAQALKATNQKPQAVAVLQQTALRNAKNSAVLAAYGKALAEVGRFTEAAEVLQNAHTPARPDWRVLSAQGAVADQMGDHARAQGFYEAALKIQPDDPTVLSNLGLSYALARQLDQAETVMRNAVAQPRADARVRQNLALVLGLRGKLAEAEELTRGDLTPEEAAANAASLRAMNAQARAPKAPRASSRSVAGETPRG; translated from the coding sequence ATGTCGCTCCCGCAGCGTCTCGCCGGCGTGACGCTGCTCGGCCTCCTGGCGAGCGCCTGCCAATCGGGCTCACCGGAGACCACCGGCTCGATCGGCGGGCTCTCCCTCAAGACGCTAGGCCGCGCGCCGAGCCGCGAGGTCGTGACCCTGCGCGACGTCGACGCCCTCGGCCAGAAATACAATGCCGACCAGAACGATGTCGGCCTCGCCCTGCGCTATGCGCAGGCGCTGAAGGCGACGAACCAGAAGCCGCAGGCCGTGGCCGTGCTGCAGCAGACGGCCCTGCGCAACGCCAAGAACTCGGCCGTGCTGGCGGCCTACGGCAAGGCCCTGGCGGAGGTCGGGCGTTTCACCGAGGCCGCCGAAGTGCTCCAGAACGCTCATACCCCGGCCCGGCCGGACTGGCGCGTACTGTCCGCCCAGGGCGCAGTGGCCGACCAGATGGGCGACCATGCCCGCGCGCAGGGCTTCTACGAGGCCGCGCTGAAGATCCAGCCGGACGACCCCACGGTCCTGTCCAATCTCGGCCTCTCCTACGCTCTGGCGAGGCAGCTCGATCAGGCGGAGACCGTGATGCGCAACGCCGTGGCCCAGCCGCGCGCGGATGCACGGGTGCGCCAGAACCTCGCTTTGGTCCTCGGATTGAGGGGCAAGCTCGCGGAGGCGGAGGAACTGACCCGGGGTGACCTGACTCCGGAGGAGGCAGCCGCCAACGCCGCCTCCCTGCGGGCGATGAATGCCCAGGCCCGGGCGCCAAAAGCACCACGAGCCTCAAGCCGCTCCGTCGCCGGCGAGACGCCGCGCGGCTGA
- a CDS encoding Putative conjugal transfer protein — protein sequence MFGRRSPASEIPKAVAVPSAPKPQVPLPVLDDQPGVAKTQRAERLVPVRETVKSEDYFRTKSMIFGALIEAIDLAQLSRLDVESAREEIRDIVSEIIGLKNIVLSIAEQEELLDDICNDVLGYGPLEPLLARDDIADIMVNGANRAFIEVGGKIQLTNVRFRDNQQLMNICQRIVSQVGRRVDESSPICDARLPDGSRVNIIAPPLAIDGPVLTIRKFKKDKLTLDQLVTFGAISPEGARILQIIGRVRCNVVISGGTGSGKTTLLNCLTRYIDEDERIITCEDAAELQLQQAHVVRLETRPANMEGSGQVTMRDLVRNCLRMRPERIIVGEVRGPEAFDLLQAMNTGHDGSMGTLHANSPREALARIESMITMGGFSLPSRTLREMIVGSIDIIVQATRLRDGSRRITHITEVMGLEGDVIITQDLFVYDVLGEDANGRLVGRHRSTGIGRPRFWERARYYGEEKALAAALDAAADGAGHP from the coding sequence ATGTTCGGTAGGAGGAGCCCGGCCTCGGAGATCCCGAAGGCGGTCGCGGTTCCGTCCGCGCCAAAGCCGCAGGTTCCGCTTCCCGTCCTCGACGACCAGCCGGGCGTGGCGAAGACCCAGCGGGCGGAACGGCTCGTCCCCGTCCGCGAGACGGTGAAGTCGGAGGATTACTTCCGCACCAAGAGCATGATCTTCGGTGCGCTGATCGAGGCCATCGATCTGGCGCAGCTCTCGCGCCTCGACGTCGAATCGGCGCGCGAGGAGATCCGCGACATCGTCTCGGAGATCATCGGCCTCAAGAACATCGTCCTGTCCATCGCCGAGCAGGAGGAACTCCTCGACGACATCTGCAACGACGTCCTCGGCTACGGGCCTCTGGAGCCGCTGTTGGCCCGCGACGACATCGCAGACATCATGGTCAACGGCGCCAACCGGGCCTTCATCGAGGTCGGGGGCAAGATCCAGCTGACCAACGTGCGCTTCCGCGACAACCAGCAGCTGATGAACATCTGCCAGCGCATCGTCAGCCAGGTCGGCCGGCGCGTCGACGAATCCTCGCCGATCTGCGACGCCCGCCTGCCCGACGGGTCCCGCGTCAACATCATCGCGCCGCCGCTCGCCATCGACGGCCCGGTCCTCACCATCCGCAAGTTCAAGAAGGACAAGCTCACCCTCGACCAGCTCGTGACCTTCGGGGCGATCTCGCCCGAGGGGGCCCGCATCCTGCAGATCATCGGCCGCGTCCGCTGCAACGTGGTGATTTCGGGAGGTACGGGGTCCGGCAAGACCACCCTGCTGAACTGCCTGACGCGCTACATCGACGAGGACGAGCGGATCATCACCTGCGAGGACGCGGCCGAGCTGCAGCTGCAGCAGGCCCACGTGGTCCGCCTCGAGACCCGGCCCGCGAACATGGAAGGGTCGGGCCAGGTCACCATGCGCGACCTCGTGAGAAACTGCCTGCGCATGCGGCCGGAGCGGATCATCGTCGGCGAGGTTCGCGGCCCGGAGGCGTTCGACCTGCTCCAGGCCATGAATACCGGCCATGACGGCTCCATGGGCACCCTCCACGCCAACTCGCCGCGCGAGGCGCTGGCCCGTATCGAATCGATGATCACCATGGGCGGGTTCAGCCTGCCCTCACGGACCTTGCGGGAGATGATCGTCGGGTCGATCGACATCATCGTCCAGGCGACGCGCCTGCGCGACGGTTCGCGCCGCATCACCCACATCACCGAGGTGATGGGGCTCGAGGGCGACGTCATCATCACCCAGGACCTCTTCGTCTACGATGTGCTCGGCGAGGACGCGAACGGCAGGCTCGTCGGGCGCCATCGCTCCACCGGCATCGGCCGTCCGCGCTTCTGGGAGCGCGCACGCTATTACGGTGAGGAGAAGGCCCTGGCAGCCGCGCTCGATGCGGCGGCCGACGGCGCCGGCCACCCATGA
- the outD gene encoding Type II secretion system protein D: MTTRHRVRVGGLSVLATLAGLVVAAATAVAAPRDGFTAAPIVDVGGNESGTSRRVELTTGRSLVIDLPRDAKEVFVANPKVANAVVRSTRKVFVIGMEDGATSIFIMDAEGRQITALDVTVARDLKLGTLRQILLQSIAGGRFDIRTAGDSLILSGFVGSAAESAQAMDIATAFVGQAGGAAARGAVINNLTIRGKDQVMLRVTVVEVARTVLKQFGVNLSGNWSGLNLANVAPFGLNGGQFPNGNEIKATINGGGGASVSATLRAFEQAGVSRILAEPTLTAISGESAKFTAGGEIPVPASQNCTGGVCSIGIAFKTYGVTLNFTPVVMAENRISVRVATEVSEIDQTNSFTFTQGDSAVSVPAFTLRKTETTVELASGGTMMTAGLIQQRNKAAVSGLPGLVNLPILGALFRSRDYQRQETELMIMVTPYIAKAMEAKQIVRPDDGFIDAQDGQGILLGRLNRVYGSGGATPLGANYRGRVGFITD, from the coding sequence ATGACCACGAGACACCGGGTCCGCGTAGGCGGCCTGTCCGTTCTCGCGACCCTCGCCGGTCTGGTCGTCGCCGCTGCCACCGCCGTGGCGGCCCCGAGGGACGGTTTCACCGCCGCGCCGATCGTCGATGTCGGCGGCAACGAATCCGGCACCTCGCGGCGCGTCGAGCTGACGACCGGGCGCTCCCTGGTGATCGACCTGCCGCGCGACGCCAAAGAGGTGTTCGTCGCCAATCCGAAGGTGGCCAACGCCGTCGTGCGCTCGACCCGCAAGGTCTTCGTCATCGGCATGGAGGACGGTGCGACGTCGATCTTCATCATGGACGCCGAAGGCCGCCAGATCACCGCCCTCGACGTCACCGTGGCGCGGGACCTCAAGCTCGGAACCCTGCGGCAGATCCTGCTCCAGAGCATCGCGGGCGGGCGGTTCGACATCCGAACCGCCGGCGACTCGCTGATCCTGTCGGGCTTTGTCGGCTCCGCGGCCGAGTCGGCCCAGGCCATGGACATCGCGACCGCCTTCGTCGGCCAGGCCGGCGGAGCGGCGGCCCGGGGCGCCGTCATCAACAACCTCACCATCCGGGGCAAGGATCAGGTGATGCTCCGCGTCACCGTCGTCGAGGTGGCCCGGACCGTGCTGAAACAGTTCGGCGTCAATCTCAGCGGCAACTGGTCGGGCCTCAACCTCGCGAACGTCGCGCCCTTCGGCCTCAATGGCGGCCAATTCCCGAACGGGAACGAGATTAAGGCGACGATCAATGGCGGCGGCGGGGCGAGTGTCTCGGCCACCCTGCGGGCCTTCGAACAGGCCGGCGTCTCACGCATTCTCGCCGAGCCGACGCTCACCGCGATCTCGGGGGAATCCGCGAAATTCACTGCCGGCGGGGAGATACCCGTTCCCGCCTCGCAGAACTGCACGGGGGGCGTCTGCTCCATCGGCATCGCGTTCAAGACCTATGGCGTGACCCTGAACTTCACCCCCGTGGTGATGGCGGAGAACCGCATCTCCGTGCGCGTCGCCACGGAGGTCTCCGAGATCGACCAGACCAACTCCTTCACCTTCACCCAGGGCGATTCCGCCGTTTCCGTGCCCGCCTTCACCTTGCGGAAGACCGAGACCACCGTCGAACTCGCCTCCGGCGGGACCATGATGACCGCCGGCCTGATCCAGCAGCGCAACAAGGCCGCCGTCAGCGGTCTGCCCGGCCTCGTGAACCTGCCCATCCTCGGTGCCCTGTTCCGCTCGCGCGACTACCAGCGGCAGGAGACCGAACTCATGATCATGGTCACGCCCTACATCGCCAAGGCGATGGAAGCGAAGCAGATCGTGCGGCCGGATGACGGCTTCATCGATGCCCAGGACGGTCAGGGCATCCTGCTCGGCCGCCTGAACCGGGTCTACGGCTCGGGCGGCGCCACGCCGCTGGGCGCGAATTACCGTGGCCGCGTCGGCTTTATCACGGACTGA